The Babylonia areolata isolate BAREFJ2019XMU chromosome 22, ASM4173473v1, whole genome shotgun sequence genome contains a region encoding:
- the LOC143297056 gene encoding uncharacterized protein LOC143297056: MAKNSKRSENVLASLVELLDEAASATSPPAPQVPLQTSPLTPQVSLQTSPPAPQVSLQTSPPAPQVSPPAPQVSLQTSPLTPQVSLQTSPPAPQVSLQTSPPAPQVSLQTSPLTPQVTLQTSPPAPQVSLQTSPLTPQVSLQTSPPTPQVSLQTSPPTPQVSLQTSPPAHQVSLQTSPLAPQVSLQTSPPAPQVSLQTSPPAPQVSLQTSPPAPQVPLQTSPPTSQVSLQTSPLTPQVSLQTSPLAPQQKSRERQLGNRIP; this comes from the exons atggcaaagaattccaaac GGAGTGAAAATGTGCTGGCCAGTTTGGTGGAACTTCTGGACGAAGCGGCCTCTGCA acatcaccaccagcaccccaggtaccacttcagacatcaccactaacaccccaggtatcacttcagacatcaccaccagcaccccaggtatcacttcagacatcaccaccagcaccccaggtatcaccaccagcaccccaggtatcacttcagacatcaccactaacaccccaggtatcacttcagacatcaccaccagcaccccaggtatcacttcagacatcaccaccagcaccccaggtatcacttcagacatcaccaCTAACACCCCAGGTAACACTTcagacatcaccaccagcaccccaggtatcacttcagacatcaccactaacaccccaggtatcacttcagacatcaccaccaacaccccaggtatcacttcagacatcaccaccaacaccccaggtatcacttcagacatcaccaccagcacaccaggtatcacttcagacatcaccactagcaccccaggtatcacttcagacatcaccaccagcaccccaggtatcacttcagacatcaccaccagcaccccaggtatcacttcagacatcaccaccagcaccccaggtaccacttcagacatcaccaccaacatcccaggtatcacttcagacatcaccactaacaccccaggtatcacttcagacatcGCCACTAGCACCccag